The following are encoded together in the Xanthomonas vesicatoria ATCC 35937 genome:
- a CDS encoding low molecular weight protein tyrosine phosphatase family protein, which translates to MLFVCSRNRLRSPTAERVFADWPGVQTQSAGLAADAQVQVTPELLHESDLVLVMERRHLQLLRKRFATHLRHCRVVSLQIPDNYAYMDPALIHRLEHTVPPLLRLPAYS; encoded by the coding sequence GTGCTGTTCGTGTGCAGCCGCAACCGGCTGCGCAGCCCCACCGCCGAACGCGTATTCGCCGACTGGCCGGGCGTGCAGACCCAATCGGCCGGGCTGGCCGCAGATGCGCAGGTGCAGGTCACGCCCGAGTTGCTGCACGAGTCCGACCTGGTGTTGGTAATGGAGCGCCGCCACCTGCAGCTCCTGCGCAAACGCTTTGCCACGCATCTGCGCCATTGCCGCGTGGTGTCGTTGCAGATTCCGGACAACTACGCCTACATGGATCCGGCACTGATCCATCGGCTGGAACACACGGTGCCACCGTTGCTGCGCTTGCCGGCGTATTCGTAA